The genomic region CTCTCGGTCAGCTCGGCCCAGGCTTGAACGGCGATGAGACACGCGTTGCGTTACGCGAGCTCTTGGAGCGAGAACACGATGCATGGGTGCGCAGTGAGGCGGAAGCGGCGCTCGCGCGCCTTGGCGCGCCGGGTGCGGTCGTTACGGAGCGCTAGAGCGCAACCGCGACATGTGGGTCGTTCAGAACAGATTTCAGCACCACGTCGGCGAAACGCAGCGCCGTGTCTCCCGAATTCCCCGCTGCTATCGATCGCGACTCCAGCACGCTGAACTCGTCTGAGCAATACCAAGCCGGACCGCGTGCTTGCGTCGCGACGGCATGCGGCGAATGCGGTCCAAGTCCGAACGCGCTTCGCGCGAGCAGCCCGATATCCGCGCGCGGGGGCAGGGCAAGCAACCTGCGCTGCGCGCCAAGCCAAGCGTCATCGCAGCGCGACCACCGGACGCCGGCCTGAGCGCAGACGTTCTCGCACGCCCCGAGAACAGCTCCGCGGGTCGCGTCGATAAGTCCGCCGAGCCGCGCTTGCTGCCCGACGCCAATCGCGGGGTCCGCTGACAGCTTCGCACAGAAAACGCTCACCGGATCGCCCGCGTGCAAAAACGAGATGCGCAACGCGCTTGCCCCAGCGCCGATCTGGCCCAATGCGAATCGATCGGTCGAATCGACGGCGATATCCGAGCGCCACAGAACGGCGACCGTCTCGCCGTCCGCCGCAGCTGTCGTCATCGAAGTTGATCGCATGCCGCGAGCGCCGGCGAAAGCGGCGATAGCGGATGCCGTCGCATCGGTCACGGCGACGATGTCCGGCGCCAACGCCATCAACGATGCGAGCGATGAATCGTCGAGCGAAACGCCGTTCAGCGTGAGCACCCGCAAGTGGTTCATTGCGACGGCGTTTATGAACGGTAGGGAAAGGACCTTGTGGATAAAAAGCCTATCGGCATGGATTTAGGCGCGCTCGAAATCACATGGTGCGGACACTCGACGTTCGCCTTTAAGCTGCCTTCGGGCAAGCGAGCGATCGTGGATCCGTGGCTCGAACAGAATCCGGCATGTCCGCCGCGGCTCAAGCGGCAAGAATCCGTCGACGCCATATTCATCACGCACGCGCACTCAGATCATATGGGCGACGTCGTCGCGCTAGCGAAGCGTCACAAGAGCACGTGCGTCGGCATCGTCGAGACCTGTGCGTGGCTGGGAAAACAGGGCGTCGCCGAGACGATCGGCATGAACAAGGGCGGCACGGTCGAGACGGCCGGCATCAAGGCCACCATGACGCACGCTACGCATAGTTGCGGCATCGGCGACGGCGATGCCGTGGTATACGGCGGCGAAGCAGCGGGTTACGTGCTGACGTTCGAAAACGGAATTCGGATCTACCACGCCGGGGACACCGCCGCGACGATGGACATGAAGATCATCGGTGACATCTACAAACCCGATATCGCCCTGCTGCCGATCGGCGGTCACTACACGATGGATCCGCAGCAGGCCGCTTACGCCATCCGGTTGATCGGCGTGAAGTTCGTCATCCCGATGCACTTTGGGACTTTTCCGATACTCACCGGCACTCCCGAAGAACTCCGCAGGCAAACCTCGGATATCGCGGGTCTGCGCATCATCGAAATGGCGCCGGGCCAGACCCTCACGGGCCAACTGAAAATAGTCTAATGTAGGGCGGATCGTTACGATCCGCCGGCGGACCATTAAGGTCCGCCCTAC from Candidatus Eremiobacteraceae bacterium harbors:
- a CDS encoding metal-dependent hydrolase: MDKKPIGMDLGALEITWCGHSTFAFKLPSGKRAIVDPWLEQNPACPPRLKRQESVDAIFITHAHSDHMGDVVALAKRHKSTCVGIVETCAWLGKQGVAETIGMNKGGTVETAGIKATMTHATHSCGIGDGDAVVYGGEAAGYVLTFENGIRIYHAGDTAATMDMKIIGDIYKPDIALLPIGGHYTMDPQQAAYAIRLIGVKFVIPMHFGTFPILTGTPEELRRQTSDIAGLRIIEMAPGQTLTGQLKIV